From Patescibacteria group bacterium, a single genomic window includes:
- a CDS encoding class I SAM-dependent methyltransferase, whose amino-acid sequence MEMFDYEKSVWGQGVANLKWSSPTSFRLKQSLRALRGVPAAGSVLELGCGAGQFIRTIKKLRPELECYGCDISESAISLAKKENDGVTYALNESAKLPYADNFFEAVLIYDVLEHVEDVDAVLSEIKRVLKTGGVFYCFVPCEGDWLSYWHCLENFGLKKDLTKKYAGHINYFSRKELLKKLAEAGFKKAKVRYSEHVLGQWVGILSFYLMDRAAKKQGVEQMNNEKYFSQLDGKGIGVIKKLVNSLIYLESVIFSRIPSPNIHITMKKL is encoded by the coding sequence ATGGAGATGTTTGATTACGAAAAATCCGTCTGGGGACAGGGTGTGGCGAATTTAAAATGGAGTTCGCCGACCAGTTTTCGCTTAAAGCAAAGTTTGCGGGCTTTGCGCGGCGTGCCGGCGGCCGGAAGTGTTTTGGAATTGGGTTGCGGGGCCGGCCAGTTTATCAGAACGATAAAAAAACTTCGTCCGGAATTGGAATGTTACGGCTGTGATATCAGTGAGTCGGCGATAAGTTTGGCTAAAAAAGAAAATGACGGCGTTACTTACGCTTTAAACGAAAGCGCAAAATTGCCTTACGCGGATAATTTTTTTGAAGCCGTGCTGATTTATGACGTGTTGGAGCATGTTGAGGACGTGGACGCGGTTTTGTCGGAAATTAAAAGGGTTTTAAAAACTGGCGGAGTATTTTATTGTTTTGTGCCCTGCGAAGGCGACTGGCTTTCCTATTGGCATTGTTTGGAAAATTTTGGTTTAAAAAAAGATCTGACAAAAAAATATGCCGGGCATATAAATTATTTTTCCCGTAAAGAGCTTTTAAAAAAATTGGCAGAGGCCGGGTTTAAAAAAGCAAAGGTAAGATACAGTGAGCATGTTTTGGGACAGTGGGTAGGAATTTTATCCTTTTATTTAATGGATAGGGCGGCAAAAAAACAAGGTGTGGAGCAAATGAATAATGAAAAATATTTTTCGCAGTTAGACGGCAAGGGGATTGGCGTGATTAAAAAATTGGTAAATAGTTTGATATATTTGGAATCAGTGATATTTTCTAGGATTCCATCTCCGAACATA